ttcttcttcttcttaatggAAGCTTCTTTTGTCTCTCAAGATTCCTAGCACAGCAAAAATCTTCTTTCGAGGGCAATCCATGATATTCTTCCTTGTGGGTTTAATCTTTTGAACAGAAAGTTTTTAATGAAGTTTGGTGTCCTAGATGGCTAGATGCCTAATGCCACTCCTTTGCGGAAACAATATGTCATGCCTTGTGAGAATGTAAAATGGCAAAGGAGGTATGGCGTTGCTCTTGTCGATGTGGTGTACTGATGCTGTAGGCACTAGGAGGCTCTTTTGCTGATCATTTCTTCCAGAACGTGAGTTCCATTATGACCAAGGAAGAGCTGTGTGGTTTTAGTCATGTTTTGTTGGAAGATATGGTATAACAGGAACATTGTGGTTAACTCCAATCCTGTGTTCAGTGCTGATGTGCTTCAAGTGATTACTATGCAAATAATTGAAGAATTTAGAGCCGTACGACGTGGAACCTTTGCAAATCCGCAGCTTGACTTAGGAGCCTATGCCTTCACCTTTTGTCAAAAACTCAACGCGAATGGTCTGGATGGTGCTGAGCTAGAAAAGAATATTGTGGAGTAGGTGCTGTAATTAGAAACGAAATTGGTGAGTTCTTGGCTGCTCAGCGTTATATTTGTCTTTGTATGTTACCTTATGATTTGTTTTTAAGAGCTATACGATCTAATAAGTACATTAGATCTAATTTGCTAAACAAATCAAAGCTAAAATCAAGGACCTCAAGATGAGACAAGGACAAGAAGGAACCAACACTTTGATCTAGGGAATTGTTGGAGATCGAGATTCAAGTGGGTGAGATGTGTGAGATTTCCTAGTAGTACTGTTGATGAAGGAAAAGTGGTATCTTGTTTGAGTGCGAGCCCTTTGGAGGGCAATGACTGATGGGTGACCCAACCAGCCGCATTGCAGTTGATGCCTTGCCACAGGCCACAGTCATCGGAAGTCCAGTTTAAGAAAGagggagaagaaagagtgagGGCGAAGGACAAGAGCGAAGTCCGTTCAGTTTGGCTGCATGCATGGATATTAGTAGTAGTACCCTGCATGTAACAGAACACGATcacaaaaagaaggaaacaaTGAGTCATATTAAGTAACTGATCTTGTTGGATACATGTATATGTCTTTATGTACGTATATATACACATTGGAGATTTGGAGATGTCTGGCTGACTGGAATACCGACTTAGTTATGCCATATGTTTCATGACTTTCATCTGATTTGAATTGTTTATCCGTTGGTTTATTATCCCATTGTTTACATTCTTATTTTGTCCACGAAACCATACAATACTGGAAGCATAAAAGATACGGCAATTAATACTTTGTCAAAAGTCTTCTAACATTCTTAATATTAATCACGTATAATTCACGGCAACTCCAGTTGACCAGTTTTGTTTAAGGAACTAATTAATCTCGTACAGCATCACCCAACAAGTTTGTTcatcagaaaaggaaaaaagaaaaatagattgCGGTTTGAAATGAGTTCGTATTATTGAAAATTGCTCGTTTGTATTATGCTTCCTCCTTCAAAATGTCATACAAAGAAAGGATTTATGATGTCatacaaaaaaatgagttcGTATTAAAATGACTAAAGATCTGGAAAAAGAAGATAAATTAACTCAGAGGTTCAAGTGTTCAACCCATTTGAATAGTTATCCGCTTAGTCTCTCCGACCAACTGAACAGCCTTTTGTTATATATTCAACCCGTTTGTACAGTTATCCGCTTAGTTTCTCCGACTAACTAAACCGGGCTTGCGCTTCCGcagtattttattttgttttgggaTCCAAATTTGATGTGCTTGAAATTCAAGTGAAAGATTCTTGCTTCACTTAAGTGCTTCAAATAACTTCAAATAAGAGGGACACTTACAGTAGGGAGTTTAGAGGTTTACAGACCTTGGACTAATATATGTAGCATATCTAGCATCAAAGGAAAGTCTCTCTGCATGGTATACAAAACTTTTTGGCCGATGATAGTAAATGTCTATGCACGATTCATGTACTGCCCGGTTCTAGTATCTACCAATATTTCATCACCTATATTTATGAACAAAGGGACAAAGACAACAGCACCAGTGTCAAGGGTAGCTGGCTTCGTTCCACCACCTGCGATTCCATTTCAGTTAGAGAAAATAGTAATGCGATTTTCAAATTTGACTAACATCTCAGACCAAAATGTATGTGTGTATATTATTTCTCTTTGTATATCCCCACCCCATTGCCATCCGGATAATCTCTCACATGAACAAACCAAATTTCATAGACACAATGAAACTTGTTACAACAGTAGACTCGGTTATTAGCAGGAGGTCACGACTTCTAACCCCAAGAATTCAGTTATGCACAAATTCTGTACCTGAAGCTAATGATCAGCTTATCTATCTGCCTAATAGCATTTTTGTTCCACCAGTAACTGACCACTGTCCATGTCAGACAGGTCATGGATTGATGGGCATTTAGCCGCAATAATAGTAAACTTTGTCCTTGAAATTTACTGAAAGGTTGCAAATTTTTATTACCTTGAGCAGTGTCACCTTTCAGTCCAGGATCAACATCGACCACAGTCAGCTTCGCTGTGATGGGGACTTCAACATCGAAAAGCTGCATTATATCAGAGAAAAAAGGACCACTATTCAAACTTTAGACCAGAATAATGATACTACTAAGCACCAGTGCACCACAAACACCATCTAATGTCACACTGGCTGATGCCACTCATAATATCAAGCATATGCATCTCGCCATGAATCTGAGTTGCAAAAACATATACTGTTACTGATTACAACAACATGCGGTAGTCATAGTGCTCAAGAGATCTATCTGAAATAGTGTGATAATCCTCAGATAAAGTACCATTCTGGACCCAGTTTATCTAATGTGCCATTAATTATTGCAGCAAAAAAGTGGAAACTTAATTGCTTGACAAATAATGGAGAGCATAAAAGAGAATAAGAGTAGTACTCTATCATTCCATAGAAGCAAATTGCAGTCCATTCCCTCTTTCAGCCATTTtactttttccccaatttgagATTCATTCACACGAGTCTCTTCATATGTGGTCTGAAACAAGTAGAAAAAAAGTTACTTCATTTTAGCTTCCTTGAGAAGAGGAAGTCTAAAAGTCCATATGAAGGAAACCCAATTTTAATGTTACAATTAAAAGGTCTACAGAAGCATACCAGGTCCATGAAGACAAACTGGGGACCATCTTTGTATGTGAATTGCTTGGTTTCCTTGTAGATAGCTGCCTCATTTATCTGGGAAAAcaatcaaagtatcaaacatAAGGGGGTAGGCATGTGACTGTACATACAGTTAAATTGACCACTTTTGTGCACTAATGTACTCCATGTTTTAGTGGGGGAAAATAATCCATATAAACGTATTTTGATGCCCTGGATGAGATTCAATGCCCTCGTACTTGATATATGACTAATGACTACTGTCAGAAAGTTTGCATTTGGAATGAATTTAGATAAAATAACTTGCCTAACCTCAAGTTGGGGAAGAGATATGGGGATTAAGTAACACAGGCTAACACAAAACATTTTGAAACCTAGTGTCTTCTAAGATATTTATCTGATTGGATTCCATAACAAGGTCTGTGAAACCTAATCTTACTATTTCTTTTCTTAACAACAAAGTCAAACCAATTATAACTTGAATGGTAAACAATGTCATGTTTTGCAGTCAACTGAATTGAAGCATGGCACAAGCAATTCATAAAAGATGAATATCACGTTAGGTCTCAGAGTAAGCTGGCAGCACAAAGTACTAACACTTGGTATGTATGTCGTATGCTACATATGCAGTTGACTTTTCACAGATTATATGGTCAACATGCAGTGCAATGCAGACTGCATTGAACTTGAAGCATTTTACGAAACAGATTTGAATGATAGATTTGTGAACATTACCGTACTTCCTGCCCGGAATGTTTTCTCAACAGTGTTTCCCGTTAGATAATTGCGCATTTTGGTCCTTACAAACGCAGCCCCTTTCCCAGGTTTCACATGAAGAAACTCTACAGAAGGCCAACAACCAAAGGGACAAAAACTCATAAGCTCAGAGATACAAGCAAATGAAAATGGAGTACGCACATTGTACACCGAAATTCAGCTTAAACATCCCTAGCGACAAGCCAAAGGTTCATATACGTCCACAAATTTCAATGGATTTTGAGGTTTTATTATTCTTTCACAAACCCATTACAATgtcataaagaattaaaatctcCAATGTGAGGCTTATGAACCAACTACAGATACAGACCACCTAAACATTATCTGCTATAAAACTTGCCGGCAGTGAAACACAAATGCCACATGAGTCAAACAACAAGCACGAAATATGAAacaaaaatgaccaaaacagtATCATAGCTTCAGCAAAATGAATTCTACTCGATacattgcatacccaatgagCAGAAAGTCTGTACCTTTCAAgctcaaaaacccagaaaaagaagaagaagattagaGTGTACCTATTACTCGCCATGGAGCTCCGTCAACTTCAATGTTGGAACCCACCTTAATATcattgcttgaaaacgccattATCCCTGGAAATTTTCACAACCCAACATCACGAAATACCCCCAAATTAAGGCTTCGACTTTTTTCAGAAAAATTTgaacaagaaaatcaaagaGCCAGAGTCAGAGGAGTTGTTGTTTACTCGGAAATCTGTGACTCAGGGCTGCTCGGTTGAGACTCCGCATTGGCAAAATGAACGGCTTGGATGAGAAGGAAAGAGACGATAGCGGTGATGGACGGCTGAGGATTGGGGAAGCTGACGAGACACTGAAGGTCGCTGCCATTCCCGCCAtcgctgtgtgtgtgtgtgattttCGCAGTGTAGTGTTTCCCGGAATTATAGAGGGGCCGTGGCTTCAGTAACGCTTTAGATAAGGACTACGGTGTCCGGAGTGTTTTAGCTTTGGGCCCTCTGTTGGGCCCTCTGTTGGGCTTGAGCCGCCTTCCCATGACGACAGGCCCAATGATATTATTCACATTTCACAAGGCATGGGATGCTCATTTATGACAGCGTCTTCCGcgaccttctctttcttcttcctttcttctttatttcttctctctcttcttcgacctctgttttctttcttcttcataaaaaaaaaaaaaaaaaaaaacctcagtTTCTTGTCACACTGGAATCCTCATCTCCTTCACTTGGCTTACAAATCACGAACATCAAGATCTATAGATATGAGCCGGATTTTAGTTCTGCAATCATTTGCCGCCTCCAAATTCCGACGATCGGAGTTTTCAATACCGACTGTTGAGCTCGGTAAACGGAACTTTCGGTAACTGAAAAGTGCGGTACGGTTACGGCGAAGAATTTGAGCATACGTACCGACATTTATCGGTTCGGTATCGGCTGAAGTGAAAAAACTCGGCCGGCCCCTCTGAATTATTATTGCCTACACTAATTGTCACGACTGTTTAGCAGAGTTCTATTTAGCATAAGATAATCATCAAGCCACAATGGTTTTTGTTGTTAATTAGTCTCTTTCTCCCTGTATAATGCCCCAATTACGCGTTAATAATCACATCGCCCAACTGTCGCACGTGTAGGCGTGACGGCACTGTCATCCGTGGCGCGTGCGTTGGCGTTTCTCTTTCACTCCCCGCGGTAGGTACCACATTCCCCGGTCACCTACCATCATCACCCCCGTAACATGACGTCATAAATCCAAACCAAGTCAACGGCCGCGATTCATTGCCATGAATCTTCAACTACTTGGACGGTGCGCAGAATCCTAGTGGCAAATTGGTAATTAAATGTTCAAGCATGGGCTTTTTCTGAACTCACCATAATAATTCTTTTCTGCATGCGAACTGTCTGATTGGACAAAAAAAACAAACGCCTAGTGGCGCATTTCCCGGTGCTGCTGTCCTGCCGCCGTTATAATTCATCAGAAATTAATTTATttcttataattttatttttaatagagTGTCTATCGGTGTGAGCTGAGACTTATTTGGAAAAAATTCTGTTAAGGTAATATTTTTCACAAGCAGGTGATCGAACACTGGATCTCTTTTTTAGTCAGATTTTTATTAGACCAGAATTTCTTATAATTTGGAAAATGactaatttaattttaatttttttaagagAGAAAATAATGGATAGTAGTAAAGTAGGGAAAAAAGAGAGGTGGGCGAGTTGGCCGAGTCTTGAAGCATAATCATCATCGTGCATGCATTTTGTGcccattttctttcaattttcaacTTTGCATGCACACGTCTTCTTCTCCCAAAACGCCAAATCGCCGATCCAACTCTCCGACCCTCCACCTCCAACTCCGATCACCCCTAAATCGCCGACGATCCAACTCCAAATCGCTCCGACGCCGATAAATCACAGTCACAGCAGAGCCGCCGCCGTGTCAGTCCTATTGCTGCAAATGAACTAGTTCCGGCTCTGCTACTGCGGCGGAAGCTGGAAAGCTTCGAGGTTAGTTCGGTTCTCTTTTCTGCTGTGCTGAGCTGTTTTGCTGTTCAATTTTGTGTTTGAGTTCATCAATCGGtggaatttgaaatttggattaATTTATGATTGGTTAGATTAGGGATTTTGGTGTTTGTGATTTCGATTGGATTTCAGAATTGGTGGAATTTGCAGGGAGATGGATCCGAGTGCTTGTATGAACGCGTATTGCGGGAGCTCGAGCTCGATCGAATGGAAAAAAGGCTGGGCTTTGCGATCTGGTAGATTCGCCAATCTGTGTCACAAGTGCGGGTAATTCACTATTATTACTTGATTCTATTTTTTTCGGTGCAAATTCACTAACTGCTGCTGCTGTTTGTTTAGTTCTATGATACCGAATTATATGGTGTCGGTTTagataaatttttgtttttactttttatttgataAGTTCAGGGCTTATTGGAGGTTTTAAGTGCTTAATCTCTTATATTTCAGCGTTGTGATCTGTTCTTAACCGCCAAATGATATTTGTGGCTGGAATATGGAATTTTAGTTTTTCCTTATTTTCCCCcaattttacttatttattttagcAATTTCGTTATATTATATTTGTTTTATATTCTTCCATCTATATGTTCggactgatttttttttttagacaaaTAATAACTGGAATCTGTAATCTAAAATTCAGCTCAATGTAATAGTAATCGTGGATAATCAAAATCTGATAATGATGTTGGTTGGTTTGAGAAATTAATTGCTCCTTTAAAAATTCTATGTCTTGTGTTTAGAGAGTTGTTATAATTCtgtggtatgaatagaagctcgtTTAGTTAGAACATGAAACATTCTTGACTTATATTGTGATCTGAAATTGATATTGGCACTAGGACTGCATATGAGGAATCACTTTTTTGTGATGTTTTCCATTCAAAAGAATCTGGTTGGAGGGAGTGCGCTCAATGTGGAAAGGTGAGCAGTATACTCAACAACCATAAACTTTGCCTTTGGTTTCGTTTCCCTTCCTCCGTACTTTGATATTATATTCTGATTGTTTGCATCTATTCGTTCTCTGCAGCATCTTCATTGTGGGTGCATTGCTTCCAGGAGTCTGCTTGATTTCCTTGACAGTGGTGGTGTCAAGTGTAAACACTGCACGAAAAATTCAGAACCTCACCCTGTAAGATTTATTCACATATCATATCAGCCTTAAAATGGAAATCTGTTGGTAGATATTCACATGTCATATTTGGAAGAGTATGATGTAATCTGGATTTGGAAAATATAACAAAAACCTGTAATGTTTTCTATCATGGCCTTATGGTTGGTTAGTTCTCGCATGTAAGACTATAATGGGATAACGCTTCACTGTCTTTAGTGTACTCTTGAGTTATGTTATAATGATTTTTGAAACATATTCACACAGATTGCTAGTGACGAAAAGCCTGATGGACCTGGCATATCCAAAATCAGTGATCTGAAATTAGCTCCTTCAGACAATCAATTGGATAGTAACAATGTCGATAAAGTGAAGCTTATGCAgatggaaaataataaagagtgTAATGGGCTCAGGAACTTGCTTCAATCTCAGAACAATGAAACAGTTGGGTTATTGCAGAAAATGAAACAGGATGATGTTCCAGCTCCTGTGGTTGAGATTGGAGGCACAAGTCTGTCAGTTTTTAATCAGACATCCAATGTATCATCTGAAAGTTCCAAACCAGAAATTTATAAAGCAAACTTGGGGATAAATGATATATATGAATCCCTTCCGCACACAAATTTGAGTATGAGCCTAGGTGCACCTGCAGGATATGCAAATCCTTTTCCTGGTATCGGTGTTGATGAACATGCTAGGACATCCTCTCTGTTCTTACAGGGAGCTAGGTCTCGTCATCTTTTGCCAAAGCCTCCAAAGTTGGCCCTTGCCACAGGTTTggaggaaaattctacaatggcTTCACAGGCACGTGTTGCACGGCCACCTGCTGAAGGACGGGGCCGGAATCAGTTACTTCCCCGATACTGGCCCAGGATTACGGACCAAGAGTTGCAGCAAATATCTGGAGAGTATCCTTGATAATTTATTTCTTGTTATATTCGTATGTTGATTACTTCCTGACCAAACCATATAACAACTGTCATAACAATTTCGTTTTTTTTCATAATTATCCACCAACTCGAGCAGTGATTTCCTTAACTGTGATATCTTCAAGTTCAAATTCCACAATTGTACCATTGTTTGAAAAGATGTTGAGTGCCAGTGATGCGGGTCGTATTGGTCGTTTAGTGCTCCCTAAAGCATGTGCTGAAGTAAGCCTTTTGGTTAATCTATTCTGTACATTTTACTGATATTTGTAGCCTTTGTCATTATGTTATCTGTATCCATTACTATAAATTTCTCTACAAGCTTATGTATCAGTCAAATCTAAACCACTATGTAGGCATATTTTCCTTCTATCTCTCAACCTGAGGGCCTTCCTTTAAGGATTCAAGATGTGAAGGGAAAAGAATGGGTGTTTCAGTTCAGATTCTGGCCTAACAATAATAGTAGGATGTATGTGTTAGAGGGTGTAACTCCCTGCATACAGTCAATGCAGTTGCAGGCTGGAGATACTGGTAATTTTCATTTGCTGCATTTACCGATTTATTTAATATACGTATAtttttcacacacacacacagagttaTATATAGTGTGAATTGTTGGGTTTTCTTTGGTCCGCTAGAAGGCTACATAGGGACCATGGCATGGGGTTTACCCCTGTTCATGGTGTGCAAACGAACTGtttatatttataaatataACCATATATATAACGCCAAAGAGTGACTATTTGGCAACTTCAGCTACAGTTGGAACAATCTTAATTGAAAAGAAATGGGGGAAGAGAGATTATTTGCAATGACCCTGCAAGCAGTAACATTTTTGTAGTTATTTTTATGATTCTTTTGCTGCAGTGACTTTCAGTCGTATGGAACCTGAAGGAAAGCTTATTATGGGGTTTCGAAAGGCATCAAATTCTGTTGCAATGCAGGTGATAGCCTCTATTTACTTTTCATATTAGGAAAACGAATAGTATAATATTGATATGCAAATTATTAAAATAAACAGGACACCCATCTTTCTGCCATTCACAATGGCGCTCACTCAAGTGAAACTTTCTTTTCGGGTGTTCTTGAGAACCTTCCTGTAATAAGTGGTTACTCTGGTCTTCTTCAGTCAACGAAGGGCATGGATCCGCATCTAAGTGCACTGCCCAAACAATTAACTGCAGCTACTGGTGATCCGAGCTGGCATAAATCTGAAAAGCATGAAATCAGGACAAGGGAAGGCTTGCTGCTGCAATCGTTAGTGGTTCCGGAGAGAAAAAGAACTAGAAATATTGGATCCAAGAGTAAAAGGTTGCTCATTGATAGCCAAGATGCTCTAGAGCTGAAGCTTACTTGGGAAGAGGCTCAGGATTTGCTTCGTCCACCTCCAGCTGTTAAGCCAAGCACTGTCATGATCGAGGATCTTGAATTCGAAGAATATGAAGTGAGTGATGTCTGAGTTATATGAACATATTTTGCGATCTTTTCTTATTGTTTCCCATTATGATAACTATCTAAATTATTTACCAATTATTTGCTCATCTATGATTTGTGGGACTTGGATGTAATTGTCATGACTCCCATATGGTACAAGTCCAGAAAAGGGGTTTCATAGAACTATAGCCATGGAACATGGGATTTATGTTTTCATTCTGAATTTATGGTTTACAATTTATCTACACAGACTTCTCGTCTTTCTTTCTGTTAGTCTGTTAGACAGTGGCTTGTATTCTTGTGCAGGTAGATAGACATGTACACATATGAAGCTTTTGGTTCTTTCGCCAGTGGCGAAAATTTAtgaaccgaaaaaaaaaaaaaaaaaaaattgaatatgtTAATGCATTGTTGGGTTGCTTATATTTGCAGTTACTTCTGTTATGTAGGAACCTCCTGTGTTTGGAAAAAGGAGTATCTTCATAGTCCGGGCAACTGGGTAAAACTTCCTTTGCTTATTTGTATACACACATATATCTTTTCCATAGTATGTTAGTTTGTAAAACTAATGTCTAATGACTTGGGAGATCTCACTGGACACCTGTTATGGCACCAATCTCACCATTCTAAATTGTAGCTCTATTTTTATTCATTAGTTTAGCTAAAGAACATGGTGTGGAAGTGTATAAAGAACAAACTTCCCCTTTGTCATTGTGCAACGCGTCTTCCATATTCAATTGAATGCTTCCACTTTCATGGTTGAAAGGTTTTATATCATTGTCTTGGGGTGAGTTAG
Above is a genomic segment from Rosa chinensis cultivar Old Blush chromosome 3, RchiOBHm-V2, whole genome shotgun sequence containing:
- the LOC112194956 gene encoding B3 domain-containing transcription repressor VAL2 isoform X1, coding for MDPSACMNAYCGSSSSIEWKKGWALRSGRFANLCHKCGTAYEESLFCDVFHSKESGWRECAQCGKHLHCGCIASRSLLDFLDSGGVKCKHCTKNSEPHPIASDEKPDGPGISKISDLKLAPSDNQLDSNNVDKVKLMQMENNKECNGLRNLLQSQNNETVGLLQKMKQDDVPAPVVEIGGTSLSVFNQTSNVSSESSKPEIYKANLGINDIYESLPHTNLSMSLGAPAGYANPFPGIGVDEHARTSSLFLQGARSRHLLPKPPKLALATGLEENSTMASQARVARPPAEGRGRNQLLPRYWPRITDQELQQISGDSNSTIVPLFEKMLSASDAGRIGRLVLPKACAEAYFPSISQPEGLPLRIQDVKGKEWVFQFRFWPNNNSRMYVLEGVTPCIQSMQLQAGDTVTFSRMEPEGKLIMGFRKASNSVAMQDTHLSAIHNGAHSSETFFSGVLENLPVISGYSGLLQSTKGMDPHLSALPKQLTAATGDPSWHKSEKHEIRTREGLLLQSLVVPERKRTRNIGSKSKRLLIDSQDALELKLTWEEAQDLLRPPPAVKPSTVMIEDLEFEEYEEPPVFGKRSIFIVRATGEHEQWAQCDGCSKWRRLPVDVLLPSKWMCTDNVWDQNRCSCSAPDELTPRELESFLRLSKVSSFSEFKKRRMATNHRPIQEHESSGLDALANAAILGDNVADPGTASVATTTKHPRHRPGCSCIVCIQPPSGKGKHKPSCTCQVCMTVKRRFKTLMINKKKRQSEREAEIACRNQLAWGPRDEAEVDSTSRHVSSHLDPSDNEAKSPNESESKSQLKLAESGKGKLDLNCHPGREVDLPAGPSQLSMMSLLQVATLPLQSYLKQTGLTSLVTEQQTSSTSPVPLQATEGNEEQLNEDQCVVSVVQDGESGGDERQDQSQEDPL
- the LOC112194956 gene encoding B3 domain-containing transcription repressor VAL2 isoform X2 produces the protein MDPSACMNAYCGSSSSIEWKKGWALRSGRFANLCHKCGTAYEESLFCDVFHSKESGWRECAQCGKHLHCGCIASRSLLDFLDSGGVKCKHCTKNSEPHPIASDEKPDGPGISKISDLKLAPSDNQLDSNNVDKVKLMQMENNKECNGLRNLLQSQNNETVGLLQKMKQDDVPAPVVEIGGTSLSVFNQTSNVSSESSKPEIYKANLGINDIYESLPHTNLSMSLGAPAGYANPFPGIGVDEHARTSSLFLQGARSRHLLPKPPKLALATGLEENSTMASQARVARPPAEGRGRNQLLPRYWPRITDQELQQISGDSNSTIVPLFEKMLSASDAGRIGRLVLPKACAEAYFPSISQPEGLPLRIQDVKGKEWVFQFRFWPNNNSRMYVLEGVTPCIQSMQLQAGDTVTFSRMEPEGKLIMGFRKASNSVAMQDTHLSAIHNGAHSSETFFSGVLENLPVISGYSGLLQSTKGMDPHLSALPKQLTAATGDPSWHKSEKHEIRTREGLLLQSLVVPERKRTRNIGSKSKRLLIDSQDALELKLTWEEAQDLLRPPPAVKPSTVMIEDLEFEEYEEPPVFGKRSIFIVRATGEHEQWAQCDGCSKWRRLPVDVLLPSKWMCTDNVWDQNRCSCSAPDELTPRELESFLRLSKEFKKRRMATNHRPIQEHESSGLDALANAAILGDNVADPGTASVATTTKHPRHRPGCSCIVCIQPPSGKGKHKPSCTCQVCMTVKRRFKTLMINKKKRQSEREAEIACRNQLAWGPRDEAEVDSTSRHVSSHLDPSDNEAKSPNESESKSQLKLAESGKGKLDLNCHPGREVDLPAGPSQLSMMSLLQVATLPLQSYLKQTGLTSLVTEQQTSSTSPVPLQATEGNEEQLNEDQCVVSVVQDGESGGDERQDQSQEDPL
- the LOC112194956 gene encoding B3 domain-containing transcription repressor VAL2 isoform X3 gives rise to the protein MDPSACMNAYCGSSSSIEWKKGWALRSGRFANLCHKCGTAYEESLFCDVFHSKESGWRECAQCGKHLHCGCIASRSLLDFLDSGGVKCKHCTKNSEPHPIASDEKPDGPGISKISDLKLAPSDNQLDSNNVDKVKLMQMENNKECNGLRNLLQSQNNETVGLLQKMKQDDVPAPVVEIGGTSLSVFNQTSNVSSESSKPEIYKANLGINDIYESLPHTNLSMSLGAPAGYANPFPGIGVDEHARTSSLFLQGARSRHLLPKPPKLALATGLEENSTMASQARVARPPAEGRGRNQLLPRYWPRITDQELQQISGDSNSTIVPLFEKMLSASDAGRIGRLVLPKACAEAYFPSISQPEGLPLRIQDVKGKEWVFQFRFWPNNNSRMYVLEGVTPCIQSMQLQAGDTVTFSRMEPEGKLIMGFRKASNSVAMQSTKGMDPHLSALPKQLTAATGDPSWHKSEKHEIRTREGLLLQSLVVPERKRTRNIGSKSKRLLIDSQDALELKLTWEEAQDLLRPPPAVKPSTVMIEDLEFEEYEEPPVFGKRSIFIVRATGEHEQWAQCDGCSKWRRLPVDVLLPSKWMCTDNVWDQNRCSCSAPDELTPRELESFLRLSKVSSFSEFKKRRMATNHRPIQEHESSGLDALANAAILGDNVADPGTASVATTTKHPRHRPGCSCIVCIQPPSGKGKHKPSCTCQVCMTVKRRFKTLMINKKKRQSEREAEIACRNQLAWGPRDEAEVDSTSRHVSSHLDPSDNEAKSPNESESKSQLKLAESGKGKLDLNCHPGREVDLPAGPSQLSMMSLLQVATLPLQSYLKQTGLTSLVTEQQTSSTSPVPLQATEGNEEQLNEDQCVVSVVQDGESGGDERQDQSQEDPL
- the LOC112194958 gene encoding elongation factor P; translated protein: MAGMAATFSVSSASPILSRPSPLSSLSFSSKPFILPMRSLNRAALSHRFPRIMAFSSNDIKVGSNIEVDGAPWRVIEFLHVKPGKGAAFVRTKMRNYLTGNTVEKTFRAGSTINEAAIYKETKQFTYKDGPQFVFMDLTTYEETRVNESQIGEKVKWLKEGMDCNLLLWNDRLFDVEVPITAKLTVVDVDPGLKGDTAQGGGTKPATLDTGAVVFVPLFINIGDEILVDTRTGQYMNRA
- the LOC112194956 gene encoding B3 domain-containing transcription repressor VAL2 isoform X4 translates to MDPSACMNAYCGSSSSIEWKKGWALRSGRFANLCHKCGTAYEESLFCDVFHSKESGWRECAQCGKHLHCGCIASRSLLDFLDSGGVKCKHCTKNSEPHPIASDEKPDGPGISKISDLKLAPSDNQLDSNNVDKVKLMQMENNKECNGLRNLLQSQNNETVGLLQKMKQDDVPAPVVEIGGTSLSVFNQTSNVSSESSKPEIYKANLGINDIYESLPHTNLSMSLGAPAGYANPFPGIGVDEHARTSSLFLQGARSRHLLPKPPKLALATGLEENSTMASQARVARPPAEGRGRNQLLPRYWPRITDQELQQISGDSNSTIVPLFEKMLSASDAGRIGRLVLPKACAEAYFPSISQPEGLPLRIQDVKGKEWVFQFRFWPNNNSRMYVLEGVTPCIQSMQLQAGDTVTFSRMEPEGKLIMGFRKASNSVAMQSTKGMDPHLSALPKQLTAATGDPSWHKSEKHEIRTREGLLLQSLVVPERKRTRNIGSKSKRLLIDSQDALELKLTWEEAQDLLRPPPAVKPSTVMIEDLEFEEYEEPPVFGKRSIFIVRATGEHEQWAQCDGCSKWRRLPVDVLLPSKWMCTDNVWDQNRCSCSAPDELTPRELESFLRLSKEFKKRRMATNHRPIQEHESSGLDALANAAILGDNVADPGTASVATTTKHPRHRPGCSCIVCIQPPSGKGKHKPSCTCQVCMTVKRRFKTLMINKKKRQSEREAEIACRNQLAWGPRDEAEVDSTSRHVSSHLDPSDNEAKSPNESESKSQLKLAESGKGKLDLNCHPGREVDLPAGPSQLSMMSLLQVATLPLQSYLKQTGLTSLVTEQQTSSTSPVPLQATEGNEEQLNEDQCVVSVVQDGESGGDERQDQSQEDPL